In Phaeobacter piscinae, one genomic interval encodes:
- a CDS encoding 8-amino-7-oxononanoate synthase: MAGAFPRHETSLDALRNRGRYRQLMPRDGHDFASNDYLGLAGSDVLRAAAADALARGVPVGAGGSRLLRGNDAEHQQLEAEAAAFFGTEAALFMGGGFTANQAIFSTLPQQGDLVLYDALIHASTHDGMRLGRADTRSFAHSDVEDAARVLKDWRAQGGEGQVWIAVEAVYSMDGDLAPLDALMALADATGAVLVVDEAHATGVFGNLGRGLAHDIAHRPNVLSLHTCGKALGASGALICGPSVLIETLINKARSFIYATAPSPLNAALVRAALYELRDNPARRDRAWEGISHAQDEAKRLCGLAGFQSQILPVVIGDDKRTMALASAMQARGYDIRGIRPPTVPRGTSRLRLSITLNTGAEVVTAMFEDLAREMETNP; this comes from the coding sequence ATGGCGGGCGCCTTCCCGAGGCATGAGACATCGCTGGATGCGCTGCGCAATCGCGGGCGCTACCGGCAGCTGATGCCGCGGGACGGGCATGATTTTGCCTCCAACGACTATCTTGGGCTGGCGGGCAGCGATGTGCTGCGCGCTGCCGCCGCTGATGCCTTGGCGCGAGGAGTGCCGGTCGGCGCAGGCGGTTCGCGCCTGCTGCGCGGCAATGACGCAGAGCATCAGCAGTTGGAAGCTGAGGCGGCGGCGTTCTTTGGAACCGAGGCCGCGCTGTTCATGGGCGGCGGCTTCACTGCCAATCAGGCGATCTTCTCGACCCTGCCGCAGCAGGGTGATCTGGTGCTCTATGACGCACTGATCCATGCCAGCACCCATGACGGCATGCGGCTGGGCCGCGCCGACACCCGCAGCTTTGCCCACAGCGACGTGGAAGATGCTGCAAGGGTGCTGAAAGACTGGCGCGCCCAAGGCGGCGAGGGCCAGGTCTGGATCGCGGTTGAGGCGGTCTATTCGATGGACGGTGATCTGGCGCCGCTGGACGCACTGATGGCGCTGGCGGATGCCACCGGCGCCGTGTTGGTGGTGGATGAGGCCCATGCAACCGGTGTCTTTGGCAATCTGGGGCGTGGGCTGGCGCATGATATCGCGCACCGTCCCAACGTCCTTTCCTTACACACCTGCGGCAAGGCGCTGGGCGCCTCCGGTGCGCTGATCTGCGGCCCGAGTGTGCTGATTGAGACGCTGATCAACAAGGCCCGCAGCTTCATCTATGCCACCGCGCCGTCGCCGCTGAACGCCGCACTGGTCCGCGCTGCTTTGTATGAGCTGCGGGATAATCCGGCCCGCCGCGACCGGGCATGGGAGGGCATCAGCCATGCCCAGGATGAGGCCAAACGGCTTTGCGGTCTGGCGGGCTTCCAGAGCCAGATCCTGCCGGTGGTGATCGGCGACGACAAACGCACCATGGCGCTGGCCTCGGCCATGCAGGCCCGCGGCTATGACATTCGCGGCATCCGCCCGCCGACGGTGCCCCGCGGCACCTCGCGGCTGCGGCTGTCGATTACTTTGAATACGGGGGCAGAGGTCGTCACCGCGATGTTCGAAGACCTCGCCCGGGAAATGGAGACAAACCCATGA
- the bioD gene encoding dethiobiotin synthase: protein MSALIVTGTDTGIGKTIFSAGLVQALAATYWKPVQSGLEEETDSQIVARLSGRPALPEGYLLQLPASPHLSAEAEGVEIDPDALPLPEADGVLVAEGAGGLMVPLNREALYLDLFARWGAPVILCARTQLGTINHTLLSLKALRGAGCPVVGVVFIGDPEPAVEETICQFGKAAHLGRLPVLGELTSDALAVAFQASIQVDLIKAALAQGEIA, encoded by the coding sequence ATGAGCGCGCTGATCGTCACTGGAACAGATACCGGCATCGGCAAGACCATCTTCTCGGCCGGCCTGGTGCAGGCCCTGGCCGCCACCTACTGGAAGCCGGTGCAATCCGGGCTGGAGGAGGAGACCGACAGCCAGATTGTTGCGCGCTTGTCAGGCCGCCCGGCGCTGCCTGAAGGGTATCTTCTGCAACTCCCTGCCTCGCCGCATCTGTCGGCAGAGGCCGAAGGCGTGGAGATCGACCCGGACGCGCTGCCCCTGCCTGAGGCCGATGGTGTGCTGGTCGCCGAAGGGGCAGGCGGTTTGATGGTTCCGCTGAACCGTGAGGCGCTGTATCTTGATCTGTTCGCCCGCTGGGGGGCGCCGGTGATCCTTTGTGCGCGGACGCAGCTGGGCACGATCAACCACACGCTGTTGTCGCTGAAGGCCCTGCGCGGCGCGGGCTGCCCAGTGGTTGGCGTTGTTTTCATCGGCGATCCGGAACCGGCGGTGGAGGAAACCATCTGCCAGTTCGGCAAGGCCGCGCATCTGGGCCGGCTGCCGGTTCTGGGCGAGCTGACCTCTGACGCGCTGGCGGTGGCCTTTCAGGCCAGCATCCAGGTGGACCTGATCAAGGCCGCCCTGGCCCAAGGAGAGATAGCATGA